AGCTTAGCAGTGATATGTATGGTAATGGGAGCCAATCCCCCATTTGCTGTGTTTGAAGGCTTTGTGAAACGAATTTGGGGACACCTGGGTATTGAATGGGTTGTGAGGATGAATATGGGACTCACCATTGTCAAATTCAATGATGAGGCTACTAGAGATTTTGTTCTGGAGAATGGCATTGTGCAGTTCGACAAGAAGCCAGTTATTGTACGACCTTGGACTCAAGATCTAGACACTATAAGGTTAGTCCGCTCTGTACCTCTTTGGATCAGACTACCTAATTTAGGTCTTCAATATTGGGGGAAAAATGTCTAAGTGCCTTGGTTAGTACAATTGGGAAACCAATTATGGTGTACAAGTTTACAAAGGATAGATCGATGGTCAGATATGCTAGAGTTCTAGTTGAAATGGAGATAATTGATGACCCTCCATTTATCATATATTTTGTGAATGAGAGAGGACAGATTCAAGAACAGTTTGTTGAATATGAATGGCTCCCCATAAAATGCAATAATTGCAAAGGATTTGGTCATAATGTGGCTGATTGCAAGAAAAATGACTCTAAGGTTTGGGTAAAAAAGAGTGCGACTGAATAGGAACTTGCCAGTTCTGTTCCTGAGGTTGCAGTTGCTGAGGCTAATTCAGGTGAATCATATGGCGTTCCTGTGGCTATTAAAGTAATGGAAGAGAAACATGCTGAATCAGTGATAGATGTTCGAGTGGCAGCTGAAGAACAGAGACTTTCACAGGATCGTCTATTATCACCTACTCAGGCTAATAAAGAGAATTGGGAAGTTCCTAAGAAAGTTGGGAACTCAAAAAGTAGAGGCAAGTCTGTGCGATCTGATTTGGACAACAAACAGAATACATTCAAGGTTCTTCAAGAACAGGAAAAAGGAGAGAAAAATGGGAACTTAAATAACTCAAAGTCTGATGGATTGCTCAAATATTCTTAGTTGGAATGTAAGGGGTATGAATAAGAGAGACAAACAACATGCTATTCTGAGTCTCTTAAAGACAAATAAAGTGGGTATTTGTGCTTTATTAGAGAATAAATTGAAGAAGGATAAAGCTGATGATATGATGACTAAATTGTTCTTTGGCTGGGAACACTACAGTAGTAATGTCACAGAAGGCAGATTATTGATTCTTTGGAAGAAATCTTTTATCAAGGTTCAGGTTTTGTTGGAACACCAACAATTTATTCACTGTTTGGTTAGATTTACAAGCTTACAGTTGGAAATTGTGGTCACTTTTGTATATGGTTTTAACTCTTTGGTTGAAAGATTGGATATGTGGAGGGGTCTATCTTCTATTCATGTTTCAAACAAGCCTTGGTTGGTCGTGGGAGATTTCAATGTTGTGTTTAATTTTGATGACAGATTGGGAGGGAAGGTGATTAGTGCAACTAAGATTCTTGACTCTACTGCTTGGCTAGCCTGTTCTCAGCTGGCTTCTCTCAAGAGTATTGGATCTAATTTCACCTGGTCTAATAAACAGGAGGGAGGTGATAGAGTTTATTCAAAAATAGATCATGTGTTTATTAATGAAGATTGGATTGATACCTTGCCTAGTCTATTGTTGAACTTCAATGGGATGTCCATTCAGACCATTGTTTTTTTCTCATCAAGACTCTTAAGCTTGGGAATCTGGGCATAAAACCATTTTGGTTCTTTAATTTCTGGATTGCTCACAGAAGGTTTAAAGAGGTAGTTATAGACAGTTGGCATAAGCCTATGATAGTAGGGGGCTTACTGGGAGTGACAAAGAAGCTGCTACAGCTGAAACATATTTTGAAAACTTTTAAAATAGGAAGGAAATTGGTGATGTTGAGCAGGGTTATCATCAAGCTAAGGGAGTCTATCAGCTGGCATTATCAAAAGCTCAAGCTTCTCCATCTGATGCTGCTGCTCAGGAGGCTGAAAAAATAGCTACGGTTTGTTATAAAGAACATTATGCTAGATACAGAAGTTATTTAATTCAGCGCAGCAAAGTTACATGGCTTCAGAAGGGTGATGATAATAACTCGTACTTTCATTCTTGCATTAAAAAAAGAAGGGAGGAGAATCGAATTGTTTCATTTCTGAATGAGCAGGGGGACATCATTGATGATTATAATAAAGTAGTTCATCATTTCCTGGACCATTTCAGAGGATATATGGGAAGTAACAGTTCTGCTACCAGTACTTTTAATTCTGAATGCATTGAGTTAGGTCCTTGCTTAGATATTGAAATGCAACTGGGTTTAATTAGAGAGTTTAAGAAATCAGATGTCAAGAAGGCTTTGTTTAGCATACCGGGCACCAAAAGTCCAGGACTGGATGGTTATGGTTCAGAGTTTTACAAAGCAATGTGGCAGCAAATAGGTGATGACATATCAGCGGCAGTCCTTGAGTTTTTTTTATTCTGGGAAGATACCTTCTGACCTCAATAAAACAGTGTTGGCTTTAGTCCCTAAAACTGAAATGCCTAGCAGGGCAATAGATTATAGACCCATAGCGTGCTGCAATACTCTATATAAGTGCATCTCTAAAATGCTTTGCAGTAGGCTCTCAGAAGTTTTACCCACTCTAATTAGTCATAATCAAGGTGCCTTTATTAAAGGGAGATCTCTAGCTCATAATATTCTAATTTTTCAAGATTTGATTAAGAATTACAATAGAAGGAATACTTCCCCGAGGTGTGCTTTAAAGATAGATCTAAGTAAGGCCTATGATACAGTGGACTGGTGTTTTTTGGAGAGGTTATTAATCAGTCTTCGATTTCCTACTAGGTTTATTCATTGGGTGATGGTATGTCTCCGAGGTACTTCTTATGTACTCATGATGAATGGTAGATTGCAGGGGGGGTTTCAGGGAGTTAAGGGGCTTCGTCAAGGAGACCCTATCTCACCATTACTGTTTGTGTTAGTTATGGAATATCTCTCTCGACTGCTTCAACTAGGGGCTTTGAACCTTGATTTCCGATTTCACCCTTTGTGTAAAAGTCTCAAGATCATCAACTTATGTTTTGCTGATGATTTAGTGATTTTTTGTAAGGCTAACAGAGGCTCAGTTCAGATTATAAAACAGGATTTTGATGATTTCTGCATCTGTACAGGAATGAAGGCTAATCTCAGTAAGTCTCAAGTATTTTTTGGGGGTATTTCAGCTAATGACAAGGTCCAGTTACAACAGATTTTGCAACTTGAAGAGGGAACTTTCCCTCTCAAATATCTTAGGATTCCTATGAGACCAACAAAATGGAAAGAGGCAGACTGTGGTGAGatacttaaaaaaattaaactaaggCTTCATACTTGGACTAAAAGACAATTATCATATGCAGGTCGGACTCAGCTCATTTCCTCTGTTCTTTTGGGGTTGTGAAATTATTGGATGAACATCTTCTTGTTGCCTCAAAGTATAATCAAAGAGGTAGACAAACTTTGCATGTGGTTTCTATGGGGTAACAATGGTACTAGAAGTAACTTTCATCTCACTTCCTGGTCTACTGTTTGTTTGCCAAAATCTTTTGGaggattgggttttggtgaaggCTCTAAGTGGAACAAGGCAATGCTAGGCAAATACATTTAGGCTATTAGTCATCAACAGGAGACTTTGTGGGTCAAAATTTCTGGCACTACCAACTTAAGGCAGATAAAAGTTGGTACTGGCGTAAAATCTATCATATTCATGGAATTTTTACTCAAGAGGACATTGATAAAGCTGGCAGTCAAGGGAGGTTCAAAATTGGGTTGTTATATGCGAGTTATTTACATCAAGATCCATTCAAATACCATCATTTTGTGTGGAATAGAATGAGTGTGCCCAAACATAGATTTATTACTTGGCAAGCTGTGAATGCTAAGCTGTTAACCCAAGATCACTTGCATCGGGTGCTAATGTTTCTTGACAGTACCCTTTGCCCGGTCTGTGAACAAGTTGAAGAGAGCCAtgttcatttatttttttattgctgTTTCTCTCAGCAGGTGATGCTCCAAATTCAAGGTTGGATTGGCTGCAAATGGCCTTTAAATTTCAATGGCTGGACCAGGTGGATTGAAGATATGAGGAAGGGTGTAAAGGCAACAATGGTGGCGGCTGTTTTTTCAGCAACAGTTTATTACATTTGGCATAATAGAAATACTTGTTTTGTTCATAGTTACTCTCTTAGCGTCAATACTATGGTTGATTTGATAAAAAAAGATATAATATATAGATTTAGTTGCTTTACACATAAGAATCTGAAAGGAAATAAGCATCTTTCAGTGAGGAAAATTTGCTCCATGTAATGTGGCTGAGACCTTTTCCTTAAGGGGGTTGTTTGGTTGTATTTGTTTGTGATTAATAAAGTCTTactttcttgatcaaaaaaaaaaaacacttgcctcgataggcctcgacagTCATCGACATGCCTCGATGCAAATCAATTCAATTAATAGAAagtgcataatttttcactccGGTGTCCGTtttaggtgatttttttttaaaattttggtattttcttgagatctacatgtctgggatgtgtacacacacatttgtgaagttgaaattttgaaaatatacccaactttgaaaatataagggtattgttttgaactttggtgtgttttcaagctttcaacttcccaaatgtgtgtgtacacaccccaaacgtgtagatctcaagaaaatacccacattaaaaaaaataacctcaaacggacacccgagtaaaaagttatgcactttctattaATTGCATTGATTTGCATCGAAGCATGTCGAGGACTGTCGAGGCTTATCGAGGCAAGTGATTTTTTTCATGGAAATCATGATTTGTAAGGGTCCATCGAGCTGGGTATTGAAGTACATTGAGGTCTATCGAGGTAtatcttaaaaatcatgattttcatgaaaaaaaaacatatgtcTCGACACATCTCGATgccacctcgataggcctcgacacaactcgatgcaattcatagaaagtacataatttttcacttgggTGTCTGTTTGAGGtaatttagttttttattttttatttttgtattttcttgagatctacacaactaagatgtgtacacacacatttgcgaagttgaaagcttgaaaacacaccaaagttcaaaataatacccttatattttaaaagtttggtatgttttcaaactATCAACTACCCAAATGTGAGTGTACACATTCtagacgtgtagatctcaaggaaatacccaaattaaaaaaaataatctcagacggacacccgagtgaaaagttatgcactttctattaattgcattgatttgcatcgaggcatgtcgaagtctatcgaggcctatcaaagaaaggggttttttttttcatgaaaatcatgatttttaacgGCCCATCAAACTGTGCATCGAGGTATATCAAGTTTTCTGCAATTTTTTAtgtttcagatctaaaaaattgcaaaaaaaaaccaaaatatcATGCACAGATCTATTCGAAGTGCATAAATTAGTGTCTTAATTGAACTTTTAGTAAGTTTAAGTTTCATATCATCAAAAACTATCATGAGGCATTTTATTTTAGTCTCTATAGACACTTtaatagagaagaagaaagatAGAAGAAAAAGATAGAGGAGTATGCCAAAGTTGCAGACGTTTTGTCAAAGAAATTTGGTGGTGATGATATTTTGGTAGCAACTACCATAACTCCAAAGAATAAATGTGACCCGAGAGAGAGGAAGTAGAGAGAGAAGATTGATGaagactaaaaaaataataaggatattttttaaaaccaaacaaatagtagcattattttgtaatgttgtTAAAAAATGATATCTTTTTTATATATGCACCCTTGTGCATAAATATCCAAATTTCCCAAATAAAATTACAAGCAACTGTTTTTACTATTCTTTTggaatatatttataaaatattttaaatttaaaaaaattatattatatttaagtattaactttaaaaataaaaaatcaattttgTATTTGATTTCAAtccaagagaaaataaaattctttcgaattcctttttttttcaaattaaaatcCAAGACAGGATGATTATTATATTATAACTATTATAAAGACCAATGTCGtagatttaattatttatgtaATCGTGACATATGTTGCGACCACTAGTTTAACTATTTTGatggaaaaatatatattaacacaTACTATATTTGtcacaaaaattaatatataatatatttggtATAATTTTTAATGCTATGCTCCAATGAGAAAAATCAATATTTCATTAATAATTttacttttattaaaaaaaataataaaaataacataaaataaaataaaaaaggatAGCATTCATACATTGATGCATCATGCTATATACATTGTGTATAAATTTGATacaattctttttttttatatatatagagtGAGCTATATTTTGGAATTGGGATGCACTAAGAACTTTAACAATTTACTATAATTTTTTAGAGCACAAAACTAAATAGAATAAGTTTTGAACTCTAATAACATTTGTTAGAGAAGACAACAAACCCAATTTTAAAACTACAATAACCTCATAAACCATATATGAACTTCTAAGGTTCACAGTAATACAAGTAAAAGTTACTATCAATCATAAACCATGAACTTGTCCACGATAATAACAGTTAAGTTTTCTATTTTATAATACAATAATACCAGTTTCAGTAATATATTAAACAGCTTCACTCTTTGCTTTTACTTCTTTCTTAGGCGTAACATAAAGACTATTAAAGAATTGCATGCCCATGAAATCGTCCATCATAAAAACTCTAACTACATTCTCTGTTTTCTCACTTTTAACCAAAGAAGCAGCTTTGTTCATACCCTCCATTTCCTCAACCAATTTCTTCACCTTTTCCACTTCTTTCTCCAATAACCCTATCTTATCTTCCAAGTTTTTTACTTCCGCCTTTCGATTCCCCTCCGATTCTTTCAAAGCATTAATCGATTTTTTCAAAACATTATAAGTGGGAACACCGCctgcaatttatttattttttttttaaaaaaagagtaAATTTGGAGCTTTTATATTTTggaatacaaataaaaaaaaaaaaaaaaagaatgagaaCCTGGGACGAATTTGAGACCCTCCTCAGCTGAGTATTTGGCGACACTAGTGGCGAAGGGGATGATTTTAGACTTGGTTTCCTCGTCGGGTCCATAGCGAGTCAAGACCTTGCCGGAGTTATCTTTCACGACGCTGCCAATGTTTGTGACGGCGTCTTTGGTGAATCCGTAAGAGTTTTTGAGTGAATCGCTTATGGTGGTAATGTAATCCCAATACCCCATCTGGCTCTGGATCTGGCTCTAAAACCCCAAACCAAAGGGAAAGGTAAAGTTAGTGCATCTCCACTGGTGGTATTTAATTTGATGGAAATGAGGGACGTTGTCAAACAAGTAAGTCAAAATCAGgtatagaaaattaaaattattgtAGCACTGGTTTTTTTATTGAAAAGCGGGTCAAATTTCTTTCTTGATAATGCATGACCACTGACCAGTGGTAAGATcacctttattattattattattattatcattattattattattattcattctCAATTTTGACACCTCcattaaaaatactattttactaattgataaaaaagaaaaaagaacaagACTTCTTATATCTTATATGAATAATCTGTCCATATTTATCTCCACACAAATAGGAATTCAAATCTCCTCCCAcatcataaaaacaaaataaaagagttATTAATTTTTTAGAACTAAAAGAATATAAAGATTAAATAAGAATTCAAGAGTATAGCAAAGTGAAGGAATCAGTCTCCATCTCCAACTCCAAACACATCCAGTGTAATACCTTTATTTTATAATCAGCGTTAgaacataaaaatataaatatctttattGCAAAATATACTACTTCAAATCGGGATCtcaattttacaacataaaatatGTCCTTAAAAATACAGCAACATTTATTTTAGAGAAATAAAATACTCGTTAAGAAACAAAATATAAGCATTAGATCTTTCAGAAACTATATGGCCCTCACGAATATATAAAAAGCTATCCAGGTTCAACTCGCCACCGACCATTGATCTATTTACTTACTTTGATTGGCAGATTATCactataaggagtgagcttctaagcccagtaaaaaaaatataatcacaACAAGCACACAAGCAATATTCACACACATCACAATTATTCCACTATTTCAATAATACTATAAAAACTATATATTGCTATAATAACTGTAACGCCATGCTAAACCTGGACCATTACACTTTGTGTGTTAAAtttgtgcttaactcgttaagcgagtcatttggattaATGCGTGTAGTTAGTGTTGACGCCGTATTTCGTCAACTTAtatctgaagagcactaaacaaagattcagaaaataagaaagaacaaaatgatttttatgtggttcagcagttaaaatcagtctagtccacgagtcaatattattgatttgcAATACTCTCCCAAAGCTTTCTCAGAGTAATtcaacagagtattctcagtaccaaattgtgtgtgagtacaaatgaaaaatatcacgCTATTTATAGGCCTAGTTGGAATAATATCTTCCCCTGATtcattcagggaagttacaactgATTATTctaatttgaaataaatgtaattaaatactttaaaaatataatatctcatgataattgggatttaattatTAGATAACGACAAATTTCCTAAAGAATAGGGATATCCTAACAACTGTTGTATGGAAAACGTGTCGCAGACCTCGATTGCCAGATTAGCATGCTTTTGAGATGGACATACATTCGAGCTTGTTATTTCGGTCAGCCCTCCTCAGTTGGTGGTTTCATCAAACTCAATCTTCGGAGGCCAATACTTTCGAGCTTGCAACGAAAGCTTGAATAACATCCATGTGTTTCAGAGAAGATTCgttctttcgagcttgatgcttaagAACGAGCCTCTTATATTGGGGCTCGATTGCCAACAAGAACAAGTCAGGAATCATGCAAATTTGTACAAGTATTCAACCACTACTTGTTATTTTTGAGCTTACgcttttcgagcctacatttcgaggctcatttatttACTTAAAAATTTGGGTGTAATATTTTGTTctctcaaaagtgttggttcgaatcctttgagaaggaaacttttgaactccaaTTTTCGAAAAAtgtgccacctaccacactcgagtgtggacacgcgtcacttGGGATAGCACGCcaggagtactcaagtactctttaTTCCTGCACACGTCCTTTCCTAGGACCTTTTGatgggaaaaacttatacatgatctttatttattttcatgtatatctaatattaaacaaattaatacaagatagcctaaaacatgtttctaaaattaaattcaaagataaacaatgaatagaatacttacagtatacgcaggggaatgaaagagtcattccttcagtttctctaactcttgtatcctctctgtcgtagagtattatcaagaaactgaactgatcttttattttctttacagccttccaatgtatccttagaatcacctagactagggtgggcaattctcaacacatgagatagatacagagaagaagaagaagagaaaataatcaaagaggcttagaaaatgacttgtgtttagagataatataaaactatcagaaaaccagtgatcaAACTTATCTGTTGTCTCAGAAATTTGAACttgtgacttctctctaagcactcattttatagactcaattatgccatttaatttaattaaaaaatcaataaaataatagtcattttgaagccctaggtcaaaattatcatgggttttaggcccgtgaaatttcccatttgattataagtccattggacttaaaatcaaggcatgtattattttctattgatttaattaattaaataattatttaaatcctttatcaaattaattatttataatttgaaccttgatttaaacttatttattaatttagataccaatttatcttaattaataaatctgccataatttctcttttcttctcaaaattacacaactctgtgaaactatccaaaattgaccttgtcaactttgataattctaattgacaattaaatcaattaattgagactatctatatgattttatccaaggtacaatggggaccatgggcctatgaaatcaagcttcaataagttatcataaatctaacaaataaatttactaacttattaattcctcgtgactccactatagactcggaattgcactcttgaattcatagaacgctctataaaaaatatagatacgctattaattatccattgttacaaccataattgtcactcaattctctatagacggtctacaatgagataggactaaaatacggttttacccctcattgtattttatccttaaaacacttagttccttgtaaatgatatttcagtaaactaatttaattactgaaatgagatctctatcatttaacaccttgaaccaaactaaaaggaaaccatcgtttcacttcttcatcagaagctatagatgttcgtatctatgattaacactcccactcaattatactaccgagttcccaagatgtaagtatgggctagtccgtagggtaagctggtaatgaacaagtcaaagaactcaaataatacaatcagttagaatactaaccactcagaattgagattgaattgacctatggttaattatatgatatgactagaatagataataacggtatgtttacttattttaTCAACTGTCAAAATCGGTCCTGTCCgacgtaacaaatacatccgatcttatctactttgctaatgttctggaaagaacataacactgtaatgtgtaagtagatcatatcgtagattgacaagtcagtgtaaatcctgtgcactgactaatcttatgactaacttattttgaacatataatcatatttatattccactgtgattacgtcactataaataagattagctacatgctcgggatttaatagaagtttatattaaacaaataatcatgaaaataaacacatgtgagcaaagtgattagcCAAGTCAAAAAagtatttctattcttttattgataataaaatgagattacaaagaatttgggttttaattacggcataaaaccccaacacctttTTGCCGCCAATGTTAAAATTAAACCCCACCCATCAGATCATTTTTCAACTCAAATCAAGGGTCTAGATCCTTTCGAACTTTAACATCCCCTCGgggatatatataaaaaaacaccCCTTCATCTTCACCATTTTCATTCACTGCTCAGAAAACACGAACcagagagaaaaaggaaaaacccaagattttctttgcatgttctctaagcccAAAAAGCAAAGCACTCTTTCATCCTTTGGTTCAGCGAGATCATTCCTGCAACTACTTCTTCAATCGGCAATCTCCTCGTTCCCATGAACAGATTCGCGTAAGCCTTCTAATCTTTCTCTGGTATTCTTCCCTTTTTTTTTACGTTTCATTTGTTCTAGATAAGGGCCTTCTGGTTTTTACTAGATTTTTAAGGCTTCACCCTTGCATTCGGCAAGTTTGTGATTTTGGTAGGTTTGGGGTGATTAGAATCGCGGTCTAGACCACAAATTTTTTTGgtagaaacatgtaaaaatgAGGTTTTTCCAGTAATTGGGTATTTTCAATCGTAAGTTTCGTGtggcttaagaaatagggttttggattagggttttaatgcacgaaTCCTGAAAACTATCAACCTTTTCCCTGGAAATCCGGGATTCTCTTTTGTTTTAAATTGATAGTATCCATCCCACTCTTGTGTGGGTGCACTCTCGTtgcccgaactttacaatagtttgggATAGACATCTAAGTCAATCTCGCCCTTTCGAGTTATCAAGATAAATTTTCCCACTTTAAAATTATGGGCCCTCACATTTTTGTTGCAGTCTTCAGAGAATTGGTGGGGGCCTGAGCTTGCCATCCCTTTCCACTCATCAACTCCCATTCCTGAATCTCCATTCACACGAAATCAATGACTAATTTGCGAGCACGAAGAAAGATGCGACCAAGAAGACATACAAGCTCACTCCCGACGCCAAAATCGATGAggtcgaggaaagaaaaaggaaaagactcTAAGTCCCAGTCTATCTCGACCTGGATCCCGAGATCAGACCTATTCCATTAGATCCCAAACTTAAATTCACCATAGCCTTTCAACCTGGTGAATTTTCATTTACCTTAATGGAGAATACTTCAACACGTCCAACCACCTCCCAGGCTCTCTCAGTCCCTACCTTGAAGGAGGAGTTTTTCGAGactgagcactattggagctcagttACTTCCACCGGCCATATCTCTGAGTTGTTGGCCTATCATGGCCTTAAGCTTTCTGGTACTAAGATCAAAGTGTGAGCAacgtgattaaccaagtcaaaaaatgatttctatcttttattgataataaaatgagattacaaagaatttgggttttaattagggcataaaaccccaacaaactcccacttacactaattgaaactaatgccttaattctactaatctcatctccttgatatgcttatcaaatgtagcttctagtagtgtctttgtaaacggatctgcaagattgtcttcaattgcaatcttcataaccttcacatctcccttggccacatattctcgaataatgtgatacttcctttctatatgcttactcctcttgtgacttcgaggttctttcgagttggctatcgctcttgtattgtcacaaaacaacacaagaggtttatccatttctagaataacaccaagatctgaataaaacttctttagccagactatttccttagttgcttatgatgcggctatgtactcagcctccatggtggaatctgagattgcagactgctttacgcttctccaaatcacaactccacccccaagagtaaacaccattccagaagtagacttcctgtcatcgacatcagtctgaaaatctaaatcggtgtagcctacagggttcagaacaccacccttgtagactaacatataatccctagtccgtctcaaatatttcaggatatgcttaactgttatccaatgttctagtcctgggtttgactgataccgttcactactcccactgcatagcagatatctagtctagtacacaacatggcatacagcagacttccaactgcagatgcgtaaggaacttttctcattgcatctttctcttcaggagtctggggagactgcttctttgaaagatgaattccatggcggaaCGGTATATGCTCTTTCTTGgagtttgtcattgagaaacgttcaatcactttatctatgtaagctgcttgagatagagctaagagtttgttctttctatccctgatgatctggatacctagaacataacttgcttcacccaaatccttcatctggaattgagtgctcagccaattcttcacccaattcttcacatctgataatttcttaacattgtttcaaatgagtaagatatcatctacataaagaaccaagaataccactatttgatttgccttcagttggtaaacacaggactcatcaatattttgttcaaagccataggttttgattatttcatcaaacctaagattccaggaacgagaagcttgcttaagtccatagatagacctattcaacttgcaaacttttccttcttgtctagatactttaaatccttctggctgatccatataaatgaattttgtcaagctttccattaagaaaagctgtcttgacgtccatttgccagatctcatagtcgagagcagctgctatggataggaggatgcgaatggat
The Humulus lupulus chromosome 6, drHumLupu1.1, whole genome shotgun sequence DNA segment above includes these coding regions:
- the LOC133782639 gene encoding uncharacterized protein LOC133782639, with product MGYWDYITTISDSLKNSYGFTKDAVTNIGSVVKDNSGKVLTRYGPDEETKSKIIPFATSVAKYSAEEGLKFVPGGVPTYNVLKKSINALKESEGNRKAEVKNLEDKIGLLEKEVEKVKKLVEEMEGMNKAASLVKSEKTENVVRVFMMDDFMGMQFFNSLYVTPKKEVKAKSEAV